Proteins from a genomic interval of Micromonospora sp. NBC_00389:
- the rplD gene encoding 50S ribosomal protein L4, whose protein sequence is MTTVDVRTVEGSTSGSVELPADIFDVQANVALMHQVVVAQLAAARQGTHKAKTRGEVAGGGKKPYKQKGTGRARQGSIRAPQFAGGGVVHGPVPRDYSQRTPKKMKAAALRGALSDRARAGQVHVVEAFVSGEKPSTKAALATLTKLTEARRVLVVLSSTDELNWVSLRNEPRVHLIESGQLNTYDVLVADDVVFTKDALDEFLGVPAETTEEGGK, encoded by the coding sequence GTGACCACCGTTGACGTGCGCACCGTCGAAGGCAGCACCAGCGGCTCCGTCGAGCTGCCGGCTGACATCTTCGACGTGCAGGCCAACGTCGCGCTGATGCACCAGGTCGTGGTGGCCCAGCTCGCGGCGGCCCGACAGGGCACGCACAAGGCCAAGACCCGCGGCGAGGTCGCCGGTGGCGGCAAGAAGCCGTACAAGCAGAAGGGCACCGGTCGCGCCCGGCAGGGCTCGATCCGCGCGCCGCAGTTCGCCGGCGGTGGCGTGGTGCACGGTCCCGTGCCGCGCGACTACAGCCAGCGGACCCCGAAGAAGATGAAGGCCGCCGCGCTGCGGGGTGCCCTCTCCGACCGGGCCCGCGCCGGGCAGGTGCACGTCGTCGAGGCGTTCGTCTCGGGCGAGAAGCCGTCGACCAAGGCGGCCCTGGCCACGCTGACCAAGCTCACCGAGGCCCGTCGGGTCCTGGTCGTGCTGAGCAGCACCGACGAGCTGAACTGGGTGTCCCTGCGCAACGAGCCGCGGGTGCACCTGATCGAGTCCGGCCAGCTGAACACGTACGACGTGCTGGTGGCCGACGACGTGGTCTTCACCAAGGACGCCCTGGACGAGTTCCTGGGCGTGCCCGCCGAGACCACCGAGGAGGGTGGCAAGTGA
- the rplN gene encoding 50S ribosomal protein L14, with protein sequence MIQQESRLRVADNTGAREILCIRVLGGSGRRYASIGDVIVATVKDAIPGAGVKKGDVVKAVIVRTAKEKRRPDGSYIRFDENAAVIIKDGGDPRGTRIFGPVGRELRDKRFMKIISLAPEVL encoded by the coding sequence GTGATTCAGCAGGAGTCGCGACTGCGCGTCGCCGACAACACGGGTGCTCGGGAGATCCTGTGCATCCGGGTTCTCGGTGGCTCCGGTCGGCGCTACGCGAGCATCGGCGACGTCATCGTGGCCACCGTCAAGGACGCGATCCCGGGTGCCGGTGTGAAGAAGGGCGACGTCGTCAAGGCGGTCATCGTCCGCACCGCCAAGGAGAAGCGGCGGCCGGACGGCTCGTACATCCGCTTCGACGAGAACGCCGCCGTCATCATCAAGGACGGCGGGGACCCGCGCGGTACCCGTATCTTCGGCCCGGTGGGCCGGGAGCTGCGGGACAAGCGGTTTATGAAGATTATTTCCCTCGCGCCGGAGGTGTTGTGA
- the rplE gene encoding 50S ribosomal protein L5 encodes MTTATEKTMPRLKERYRNEIAAQLREQHSYGNPMQVPRLVKIVVNMGVGEAARDAKLIDGAVRDLATITGQKPQVRRATKSIAQFKLREGMPIGAKVTLRGDRMWEFMDRLLSIALPRIRDFRGLDGRKLDGHGNYTFGLTEQSVFHEIDQDRIDRQRGMDITVVTTATTDDEGRALLKLLGFPFKEN; translated from the coding sequence ATGACCACGGCTACCGAAAAGACCATGCCGCGCCTCAAGGAGCGGTACCGCAACGAGATCGCGGCGCAGCTGCGTGAGCAGCACAGCTACGGCAACCCCATGCAGGTGCCGCGGCTGGTCAAGATCGTCGTCAACATGGGTGTCGGCGAGGCTGCTCGCGACGCCAAGCTGATCGACGGCGCGGTCCGCGACCTCGCCACGATCACCGGCCAGAAGCCGCAGGTGCGGCGGGCGACCAAGTCCATCGCGCAGTTCAAGCTCCGCGAGGGCATGCCGATCGGCGCGAAGGTGACTCTTCGCGGCGACCGGATGTGGGAGTTCATGGACCGGCTGCTGTCCATCGCGCTGCCGCGTATCCGCGACTTCCGCGGTCTGGACGGGCGCAAGCTCGACGGGCACGGCAACTACACGTTCGGTCTGACCGAGCAGTCGGTGTTCCACGAGATCGACCAGGACCGGATCGATCGCCAGCGGGGCATGGACATCACGGTGGTCACCACCGCCACGACCGACGACGAGGGCCGGGCGCTGCTCAAGCTCCTGGGCTTCCCGTTCAAGGAGAACTGA
- the rpsQ gene encoding 30S ribosomal protein S17, producing MTDENTTATVRARRKVREGLVVSDKMDKTVVVEVEDRVRHALYGKIMRRTSKLKVHDEQNAAGTGDRVLIMETRPLSATKRWRIVEVLEKAK from the coding sequence ATGACCGACGAGAACACCACCGCCACCGTGCGGGCTCGCCGCAAGGTCCGTGAGGGCCTCGTGGTGAGCGACAAGATGGACAAGACCGTCGTGGTCGAGGTCGAGGACCGGGTCAGGCACGCGCTGTACGGCAAGATCATGCGCCGGACCAGCAAGCTGAAGGTCCACGACGAGCAGAACGCCGCCGGCACCGGCGACCGGGTCCTGATCATGGAGACCCGGCCGCTGAGCGCCACCAAGCGTTGGCGGATCGTGGAAGTCCTGGAAAAGGCCAAGTAG
- the rplV gene encoding 50S ribosomal protein L22 — MPGKGDAPVLPGARAVARHVRISPMKARRVVNLVRGLPAKEALTVLQFAPQAASEQVYKVLASAIANAENNERLDPDALLVSEAFVDEGPTMKRFQPRAQGRAYRIRKRTCHITVAVEAVAPAAPRKAAAKKAAPATQAAPAEAQSKTEDAE, encoded by the coding sequence ATGCCAGGAAAGGGCGACGCTCCGGTGCTTCCGGGCGCGCGGGCGGTTGCGCGGCACGTGCGCATCTCGCCGATGAAGGCGCGCCGGGTGGTCAACCTCGTCCGCGGCCTGCCCGCGAAGGAGGCTCTCACGGTGCTGCAGTTCGCGCCGCAGGCTGCGAGCGAGCAGGTGTACAAGGTGCTCGCTAGCGCGATCGCCAACGCGGAGAACAACGAGCGGCTGGACCCCGATGCGCTGCTCGTGAGCGAGGCGTTCGTGGACGAGGGCCCGACGATGAAGCGGTTCCAGCCGCGGGCGCAGGGCCGGGCGTACCGGATCCGCAAGCGCACCTGCCACATCACCGTGGCGGTCGAGGCGGTCGCGCCGGCAGCGCCGAGGAAGGCCGCGGCGAAGAAGGCCGCCCCGGCGACGCAGGCCGCACCGGCCGAAGCGCAGAGCAAGACGGAGGACGCCGAGTAA
- the rplX gene encoding 50S ribosomal protein L24, with the protein MTVKVKKGDTVVVIAGKDKGAKGKVIAAYPRQDKVLVEGVNRVKKHTRISTTQRGAKTGGIVTQEAAIHVSNVQVLDSDGKPTRVGYRIDDNGQKVRIARSTGKDL; encoded by the coding sequence GTGACCGTGAAGGTCAAGAAGGGCGACACGGTCGTCGTCATCGCCGGCAAGGACAAGGGTGCCAAGGGCAAGGTCATTGCGGCCTACCCGCGGCAGGACAAGGTCCTGGTCGAGGGCGTGAACCGGGTCAAGAAGCACACCCGCATCAGCACCACCCAGCGTGGCGCCAAGACCGGCGGCATCGTCACCCAGGAGGCCGCGATCCACGTCTCGAACGTGCAGGTCCTGGACTCCGACGGCAAGCCGACCCGCGTCGGTTACCGGATCGACGACAACGGCCAGAAGGTCCGCATCGCGCGTAGCACCGGTAAGGACCTGTGA
- the rpsC gene encoding 30S ribosomal protein S3 codes for MGQKVHPTGFRLGISTDWKSRWFADKLYKDYIGEDVKIRRMMSKGLERAGISKVDIERTRDRVRVDIHTARPGIVIGRKGAEADRIRGELEKLTGKQVQLNIIEVKNPESDAQLVAQGVAEQLSSRVSFRRAMRKAMQSAMKNPVCKGIRVQVSGRLGGAEMSRTEFYREGRVPLHTLRANIEYGFFEARTTFGRIGVKVWIYKGDAVPGREAPAEAGPSRPRRGERGDRPERPRRGRSGSSGTTAGGTEAGRAAATTIAQQAETPSGEPVDSAAVAAKASAPAETQQEG; via the coding sequence ATGGGTCAGAAGGTTCACCCCACTGGGTTCCGGCTCGGCATCTCGACCGACTGGAAGTCCCGCTGGTTCGCGGACAAGCTCTACAAGGACTACATCGGCGAGGATGTCAAGATCCGCCGGATGATGTCCAAGGGCCTGGAGCGCGCCGGCATTTCCAAGGTCGACATCGAGCGCACCCGCGACCGGGTCCGGGTCGACATCCACACCGCGCGGCCGGGCATTGTCATCGGCCGTAAGGGTGCGGAGGCCGACCGGATCCGCGGCGAGCTCGAGAAGCTCACCGGCAAGCAGGTGCAGCTGAACATCATCGAGGTGAAGAACCCCGAGTCGGACGCACAGCTTGTCGCGCAGGGCGTGGCCGAGCAGCTGTCCAGCCGGGTCAGCTTCCGTCGGGCGATGCGCAAGGCCATGCAGTCCGCGATGAAGAACCCGGTCTGCAAGGGCATTCGGGTGCAGGTCTCGGGTCGTCTCGGCGGCGCCGAGATGAGCCGGACCGAGTTCTACCGCGAGGGCCGGGTTCCGCTGCACACGCTGCGGGCCAACATCGAGTACGGCTTCTTCGAGGCTCGTACCACCTTCGGCCGGATCGGCGTGAAGGTCTGGATCTACAAGGGCGACGCGGTTCCGGGCCGGGAGGCTCCGGCCGAGGCGGGTCCGTCTCGTCCGCGTCGTGGTGAGCGTGGCGACCGTCCGGAGCGGCCGCGCCGTGGTCGGTCCGGTTCGTCCGGCACGACTGCCGGTGGCACCGAGGCCGGCCGGGCTGCCGCGACCACCATCGCGCAGCAGGCCGAGACTCCGAGCGGCGAGCCGGTCGACAGCGCTGCTGTCGCCGCCAAGGCTTCCGCTCCGGCAGAAACGCAGCAGGAGGGCTGA
- the rplW gene encoding 50S ribosomal protein L23: MSTIADPRDIIVAPVVSEKSYSELNRNWYTFLVHPDANKTEIKIAIQQIFNVRVLTVNTLNRQGKRKRTKTGFGQRKATKRAIVKLADGDRIEAFGGPVS, translated from the coding sequence GTGAGCACCATCGCCGACCCGCGCGACATCATCGTGGCGCCGGTCGTCTCGGAGAAGAGCTACAGCGAGCTGAACCGGAACTGGTACACCTTCCTGGTGCACCCGGACGCGAACAAGACCGAGATCAAGATCGCTATCCAGCAGATCTTCAACGTCCGCGTCCTGACGGTCAACACGCTCAACCGCCAGGGCAAGCGCAAGCGCACCAAGACCGGCTTCGGTCAGCGCAAGGCGACCAAGCGGGCGATCGTGAAGCTGGCTGACGGTGACCGTATCGAGGCCTTCGGCGGCCCGGTCAGCTGA
- the rplP gene encoding 50S ribosomal protein L16: protein MLMPRKPPKGFRKPHHPDRSGASKGGNRVVFGEFGIQALEPAYVTNRQIESARIAMTRHIKRGGKVWITIFPDQALTKKPAETRMGSGKGSPEWWVANVKPGRVLFEMSFPNEQIAREAMRRAIHKLPMKCRIVTREVGES from the coding sequence ATGCTGATGCCGCGCAAGCCCCCGAAGGGCTTCCGCAAGCCGCACCACCCGGACCGCAGTGGCGCGTCCAAGGGTGGTAACCGGGTGGTGTTCGGCGAGTTCGGGATCCAGGCTCTCGAGCCGGCGTACGTGACCAACCGCCAGATCGAGTCAGCGCGTATCGCGATGACCCGTCACATCAAGCGTGGTGGCAAGGTCTGGATCACGATCTTCCCGGACCAGGCCCTCACCAAGAAGCCCGCCGAGACCCGGATGGGTTCCGGTAAGGGCTCGCCCGAGTGGTGGGTCGCGAACGTCAAGCCGGGGCGGGTGCTCTTCGAGATGTCCTTCCCCAACGAGCAGATTGCGCGAGAGGCCATGCGTCGCGCGATCCACAAGCTCCCGATGAAGTGCCGCATTGTTACGCGCGAAGTGGGTGAATCCTGA
- the rpsS gene encoding 30S ribosomal protein S19 — translation MPRSLKKGPFVDDHLLKKVEVQNDKGSKNVIKTWSRRSTIIPEMLGHTIAVHDGRKHVPVFVTEAMVGHKLGEFALTRTFKGHEKDDRKSRRR, via the coding sequence ATGCCTCGCAGCCTGAAGAAGGGCCCGTTCGTCGACGACCACCTGCTCAAGAAGGTGGAAGTTCAGAACGACAAGGGCTCGAAGAACGTGATCAAGACCTGGTCGCGGCGCTCGACGATCATCCCGGAGATGCTCGGGCACACGATCGCGGTGCACGACGGACGCAAGCACGTCCCGGTGTTCGTGACCGAGGCGATGGTCGGGCACAAGCTCGGCGAGTTCGCGCTGACCCGCACGTTCAAGGGTCACGAGAAGGACGACCGGAAGAGCCGTCGGCGCTGA
- a CDS encoding type Z 30S ribosomal protein S14 has translation MAKKALIIKAAAKPKFSVRAYTRCQRCGRPKAVYRKFGLCRVCIREMAHRGELPGVSKASW, from the coding sequence ATGGCCAAGAAGGCGCTGATCATCAAGGCGGCCGCGAAGCCGAAGTTCTCGGTTCGCGCCTACACCCGCTGCCAGCGGTGCGGGCGTCCGAAGGCGGTCTACCGCAAGTTCGGTCTCTGCCGGGTGTGCATCCGGGAGATGGCCCACCGCGGTGAGCTGCCGGGTGTGTCCAAGGCTTCCTGGTAA
- the rpmC gene encoding 50S ribosomal protein L29, with translation MAAGVKATELRELSEEELVTKLREAKAELFNLRVQAATGQLDNNRRLQVIRREIARIYTIMRERELGLSAAPTEVTAS, from the coding sequence ATGGCAGCGGGCGTTAAGGCGACCGAGCTGCGTGAGCTCTCCGAAGAGGAGCTGGTCACGAAGCTGCGGGAGGCCAAGGCGGAGCTGTTCAACCTCCGCGTGCAGGCCGCAACCGGGCAGCTGGACAACAACCGGCGGCTGCAGGTCATCCGTCGGGAGATCGCCCGGATCTACACGATCATGCGTGAGCGTGAGCTGGGGCTCTCGGCCGCGCCGACTGAGGTGACTGCATCATGA
- the rplB gene encoding 50S ribosomal protein L2 → MAIRKYKPTTPGRRGSSVADFAEITRSTPEKSLLAPLPKKGGRNAHGRITTRHHGGGHKRQYRLIDFKRVDKDGVPAKVAHIEYDPNRTARIALLHYADGEKRYILAPKDMKQGDRVESGPGADIKPGNNLPLRNIPVGTTIHNVELRPGGGAKLARSAGVGIQLLGREGAYATLRMPSGEIRRVDVRCRASVGEIGNADQSNINWGKAGRMRWKGKRPTVRGVAMNPVDHPHGGGEGKTSGGRHPVNPQGKPEGRTRRKGQPSDRLIVRRRYATRKRG, encoded by the coding sequence ATGGCTATCCGTAAATACAAGCCGACGACGCCGGGCCGACGAGGCTCCAGTGTCGCCGACTTCGCCGAGATCACCCGGTCCACGCCGGAGAAGTCGCTGCTGGCTCCGTTGCCGAAGAAGGGCGGGCGTAACGCCCACGGCCGGATCACCACGCGGCACCACGGTGGCGGTCACAAGCGCCAGTACCGTCTGATCGACTTCAAGCGGGTCGACAAGGACGGCGTGCCGGCGAAGGTCGCTCACATCGAGTACGACCCGAACCGCACGGCGCGCATCGCGCTGCTGCACTACGCCGACGGCGAGAAGCGGTACATCCTCGCGCCGAAGGACATGAAGCAGGGCGACCGCGTCGAGTCCGGCCCGGGCGCCGACATCAAGCCCGGCAACAACCTGCCGCTGCGCAACATCCCGGTCGGTACCACGATTCACAACGTGGAGCTGCGTCCGGGTGGCGGGGCCAAGCTGGCCCGGTCCGCCGGCGTCGGTATCCAGCTGCTCGGCCGGGAGGGCGCGTACGCGACCCTGCGTATGCCGTCCGGTGAGATCCGGCGGGTGGACGTGCGCTGCCGCGCCAGCGTCGGCGAGATCGGCAACGCCGATCAGTCGAACATCAACTGGGGCAAGGCCGGCCGGATGCGGTGGAAGGGCAAGCGCCCGACCGTCCGTGGTGTCGCCATGAACCCGGTCGACCACCCGCACGGTGGTGGTGAGGGTAAGACCTCCGGTGGTCGCCACCCGGTCAACCCGCAGGGTAAGCCCGAGGGCCGCACCCGCCGTAAGGGCCAGCCGAGTGACCGGCTGATCGTCCGCCGTCGCTACGCCACGCGTAAGCGCGGCTGA